The proteins below come from a single Chrysoperla carnea chromosome 1, inChrCarn1.1, whole genome shotgun sequence genomic window:
- the LOC123297919 gene encoding serine/threonine-protein kinase mig-15 isoform X5 — protein MAHQAPSVNCSLDDIDLNALKDPAGIFELIEVVGNGTYGQVYKGRHTKTGQLAAIKVMDVTEDEEEEIKLEINVLKKYSNHRNIATYYGAFIKKSPPGKDDQLWLVMEYCGAGSVTDLVKSTKGQSLREEWIAYICREILRGLSYLHSNKVIHRDIKGQNVLLTDNAEVKLVDFGVSAQLDRTIGRRNTFIGTPYWMAPEVIACDENPDATYDNRSDLWSLGITALEMAESQPPLCELHPMRALFLIPRNPPPRLKSKKWAKKFHSFIETVLVKDYHLRPYTEQLLKHPFIRDQPTERQVRIQLKDHIDRCKKRKQEKEREDYRYSGSENEDEEPALAGEPSSIVQAPGGDTLRRNFQQIQEGRTLSQGGQQAAEPPRAEPRAPRREREEIPEPGPPARPPIPHRLIVVPDPPSRYRPLPPTPRPGNGAQPQSQPQQQRNSQHMFKPMLPPRRPEDLETLAAQLNELGVVQPEAPPRNNRSKSGNGGNGHSNNNNGSGNAQSQNLPQNHATTAAVIDDESDSDSEPEDSGRVRNDGTLLASDPPKPLPGLGSVAEGTPSSSSPGATSSGPTAGGAPNRPLPPTPDDDESQGDKTLVMKRAGRGSNAGESTRTSSVLPDLLSQASASPGTPSARDKSSSEEYRQAVSSNTNSPNKMLGNNLFPGLNPNAIALQQKQRSFLTFGFGAGSGPTRRESHVNVNVTPTSHDVGSDTPEIRKYKKRFNSEILCAALWGVNLLIGTENGLMLLDRSGQGKVYQLISRRRFQQMEVLEGQNILVTISGKKNRVRVYYLSWLKSKILRTDGLSDQVERRNGWINVGDLQGAVHFKIVKYERIKFLVIALKDSIEIYAWAPKPYHKFMAFKSFGELAHRPLLVDLTVEEGTRLKVIYGSADGFHAVDLDSASVYDIYLPKHTQGPISPHCIVALPNSNGMQLLLCYDNEGVYVNTYGRVSKNIVLQWGEMPTSVAYIGTGQIMGWGNKAIEIRSVESGHLDGVFMHKKAQRLKFLCERNDKVFFSSAKGGSSCQIYFMTLNKPGMANW, from the exons ATGGCGCATCAGGCCCCATCAGTCAATTGTTCTTTAGATGATATAGACTTAAATGCATTAAAA GATCCAGCgggtatttttgaattaattgaagTTGTTGGAAATGGCACTTATGGAcaagtatataag ggACGACATACAAAAACTGGACAATTGGCAGCCATTAAAGTTATGGATGTTACCGAAGATGAAGAGGAAGAAATTAAGttagaaataaatgtattaaaaaaatattcaaatcatcGTAATATTGCAACATATTATGgtgcatttattaaaaaatcaccaCCAGGAAAAGATGACCAACTTTGGTTGGTCATGGAATATTGTGGTGCAG GTTCAGTGACGGATCTTGTTAAATCGACAAAAGGACAATCTTTACGTGAAGAATGGATTGCGTATATTTGTCGAGAAATTTTACGTGGATTATCATACCTACATTCGAATAAAGTTATTCATCGTGATATTAAAGgacaaaatgttttgttaacGGACAATGCTGAAGTTAAATTAG TTGATTTTGGTGTATCAGCTCAATTAGATCGTACAATTGGACGTCGTAACACATTTATCGGTACACCGTATTGGATGGCACCAGAAGTAATTGCATGTGATGAGAATCCAGATGCTACATACGATAACCGTAGTGATTTATGGTCGTTGGGTATTACAGCATTAGAAATGGCTGAATCACAACCACCATTATGTGAATTACATCCTATGCGTGCATTGTTCTTAATACCACGTAATCCGCCGCCacgtttaaaaagtaaaaaatgggCAAAAAAGTTTCATAGTTTCATTGAAACTGTGTTGGTGAAGGATTACCATTTACGTCCTTACACAGAACAATTACTGAAACATCCTTTTATTAGGGACCAACCGACAGAACGTCAAGTTCGAATACAACTTAAGGATCATATCGATCGATGTAAAAAACGTAAACAAGAAAAAGAGAGAGAAGACTATCG TTATTCAGGCTCTGAAAATGAAGATGAAGAACCTGCATTAGCTGGAGAACCATCTAGTATTGTACAAGCACCCGGTGGCGATACATTACGACGAAATTTCCAACAAATCCAAGAAGGACGAACATTATCACAAGGTGGACAACAGGCTGCTGAACCACCACGTGCCGAGCCACGAGCACCAAGACGCGAACGTGAAGAAATACCCGAACCAGGACCACCTGCACGACCTCCTATACCTCATAGACTTATTGTTGTACCAGATCCACCTAGCAGGTACAG ACCCTTGCCACCAACACCTCGCCCAGGAAATGGCGCTCAACCTCAATCTCAGCCACAACAACAAAGAAATTCCCAACATATGTTTAAGCCAAtg tTACCACCAAGAAGGCCTGAG gATTTGGAAACATTAGCAGCACAATTAAATGAATTAGGTGTAGTACAACCAGAAGCACCACCACGAAATAATCGAAGTAAATCTGGTAACGGTGGAAATGgtcatagtaataataataacggtAGTGGCAATGCTCAATCACAAAATTTACCACAAAATCATGCCACTACTGCTGCAGTTATCGATGATGAATCTGATTCAGATAGTGAACCAGAAGATAGCGGTCGTGTAAGAAATGATGGTACTCTATTAGCTAGTGATCCACCAAAACCTCT GCCGGGATTAGGATCAGTTGCCGAAGGTACACCGTCATCATCCAGCCCAGGTGCAACTAGTTCTGGACCTACAGCTGGTGGGGCACCAAATCGTCCACTACCTCCTACTCCTGACGATGACGAATCTCAGGGTGACAAGACTCTAGTTATGAAAAgg GCAGGACGTGGTAGTAATGCTGGTGAAAGTACACGAACCAGTAGCGTTTTACCAGATTTATTAAGTCAAGCGAGTGCAAGTCCGGGGACACCATCAGCACGTGATAAATCTTCGAGTGAAGAG tATCGCCAGGCTGTATCGTCGAATACAAATTCCCCCAATAAAATGTTAGGAAATAATTTATTCCCTGGATTAAATCCTAATGCCATTGCTTTACAACAGAAACAACGATCGTTCCTCACATTTGGTTTTGGAGCTGGTTCTGGACCAACACGACGTGAATCTCATGTAAATGTTAATGTTACACCTACCTCGCATGATGTTGGGTCTGATACACCGGAAATTAGAAAGTATAAGAAACGATTCAATTCCGAAATATTATGTGCCGCTTTATGGG gtgttaatttattaattggaaCTGAAAATGGTTTAATGTTATTGGATCGTTCCGGACAAGGTAAAGTGTATCAGCTAATATCTAGAAGACGATTCCAACAAATGGAAGTATTAGAAGGTCAAAATATTCTGGTCACTATTTCTGGTAAAAAAAATCGTGTACGTGTGTATTATTTAAGTTGGctcaaatcaaaaatattacgGACTGATGGTCTTAGTGAT CAAGTAGAACGACGAAATGGTTGGATAAATGTTGGTGATTTACAAGGTGccgtacattttaaaatagttaaatatgaACGAATAAAATTCTTAGTGATAGCTTTAAAAGATAGTATTGAAATATATGCATGGGCACCAAAACCATATCATAAATTTATGGCATTCAAATCATTTGGTGAATTAGCCCATCGACCATTATTGGTTGATTTAACTGTTGAAGAAGGTACACGACTAAAAGTGATTTATGGTAGTGCGGATGGTTTTCATGCTGTGGACTTAGATTCAGCAAgtgtttatgatatttatttaccgAAACAT acACAAGGACCGATTTCACCGCATTGTATAGTCGCATTACCAAACAGTAATGGtatgcaattattattatgttacgATAATGAAGGAGTTTACGTAAATACCTACGGCAGGGtgtctaaaaatattgtattacag tgGGGTGAAATGCCCACATCCGTGGCATATATTGGTACTGGTCAAATAATGGGTTGGGGCAATAAAGCAATTGAAATTCGTTCAGTTGAGTCAGGACATTTGGATGGTGTATTTATGCATAAAAAAGCACAACGTCTGAAATTCCTTTGTGAACGTAACGATAAAGTGTTCTTTTCAAGTGCTAAAGGTGGATCATCatgtcaaatatattttatgacatTAAATAAACCTGGTATGGCTAATTGGTAa
- the LOC123297919 gene encoding serine/threonine-protein kinase mig-15 isoform X4, translated as MAHQAPSVNCSLDDIDLNALKDPAGIFELIEVVGNGTYGQVYKGRHTKTGQLAAIKVMDVTEDEEEEIKLEINVLKKYSNHRNIATYYGAFIKKSPPGKDDQLWLVMEYCGAGSVTDLVKSTKGQSLREEWIAYICREILRGLSYLHSNKVIHRDIKGQNVLLTDNAEVKLVDFGVSAQLDRTIGRRNTFIGTPYWMAPEVIACDENPDATYDNRSDLWSLGITALEMAESQPPLCELHPMRALFLIPRNPPPRLKSKKWAKKFHSFIETVLVKDYHLRPYTEQLLKHPFIRDQPTERQVRIQLKDHIDRCKKRKQEKEREDYRYSGSENEDEEPALAGEPSSIVQAPGGDTLRRNFQQIQEGRTLSQGGQQAAEPPRAEPRAPRREREEIPEPGPPARPPIPHRLIVVPDPPSRYRPLPPTPRPGNGAQPQSQPQQQRNSQHMFKPMLPPRRPEDLETLAAQLNELGVVQPEAPPRNNRSKSGNGGNGHSNNNNGSGNAQSQNLPQNHATTAAVIDDESDSDSEPEDSGRVRNDGTLLASDPPKPLPGLGSVAEGTPSSSSPGATSSGPTAGGAPNRPLPPTPDDDESQGDKTLVMKRLAAASQNSEVVNNEKSGDLDEATLLKDWDFARFFPTKFQGNNDSSTTSSNSSNIDPKKKNETSANHHRRMESVDSKISKPFFRGFRRENSDFFPLSSARHSAIFMDRNANPLRTSGFFNNRRGSDASIIGLAKKLNNGEPILTDFVKTNNDFIVSKNKTEDKSKDNNIEQDTSSFIRPRREKTESDIVLRNSVTRQELRESLEARRREVEGQFSRHADDIRRRNSRPLDLPSMNNSPKSSTSSNIFDAGDYLYLQAGRGSNAGESTRTSSVLPDLLSQASASPGTPSARDKSSSEEKQRSFLTFGFGAGSGPTRRESHVNVNVTPTSHDVGSDTPEIRKYKKRFNSEILCAALWGVNLLIGTENGLMLLDRSGQGKVYQLISRRRFQQMEVLEGQNILVTISGKKNRVRVYYLSWLKSKILRTDGLSDQVERRNGWINVGDLQGAVHFKIVKYERIKFLVIALKDSIEIYAWAPKPYHKFMAFKSFGELAHRPLLVDLTVEEGTRLKVIYGSADGFHAVDLDSASVYDIYLPKHTQGPISPHCIVALPNSNGMQLLLCYDNEGVYVNTYGRVSKNIVLQWGEMPTSVAYIGTGQIMGWGNKAIEIRSVESGHLDGVFMHKKAQRLKFLCERNDKVFFSSAKGGSSCQIYFMTLNKPGMANW; from the exons ATGGCGCATCAGGCCCCATCAGTCAATTGTTCTTTAGATGATATAGACTTAAATGCATTAAAA GATCCAGCgggtatttttgaattaattgaagTTGTTGGAAATGGCACTTATGGAcaagtatataag ggACGACATACAAAAACTGGACAATTGGCAGCCATTAAAGTTATGGATGTTACCGAAGATGAAGAGGAAGAAATTAAGttagaaataaatgtattaaaaaaatattcaaatcatcGTAATATTGCAACATATTATGgtgcatttattaaaaaatcaccaCCAGGAAAAGATGACCAACTTTGGTTGGTCATGGAATATTGTGGTGCAG GTTCAGTGACGGATCTTGTTAAATCGACAAAAGGACAATCTTTACGTGAAGAATGGATTGCGTATATTTGTCGAGAAATTTTACGTGGATTATCATACCTACATTCGAATAAAGTTATTCATCGTGATATTAAAGgacaaaatgttttgttaacGGACAATGCTGAAGTTAAATTAG TTGATTTTGGTGTATCAGCTCAATTAGATCGTACAATTGGACGTCGTAACACATTTATCGGTACACCGTATTGGATGGCACCAGAAGTAATTGCATGTGATGAGAATCCAGATGCTACATACGATAACCGTAGTGATTTATGGTCGTTGGGTATTACAGCATTAGAAATGGCTGAATCACAACCACCATTATGTGAATTACATCCTATGCGTGCATTGTTCTTAATACCACGTAATCCGCCGCCacgtttaaaaagtaaaaaatgggCAAAAAAGTTTCATAGTTTCATTGAAACTGTGTTGGTGAAGGATTACCATTTACGTCCTTACACAGAACAATTACTGAAACATCCTTTTATTAGGGACCAACCGACAGAACGTCAAGTTCGAATACAACTTAAGGATCATATCGATCGATGTAAAAAACGTAAACAAGAAAAAGAGAGAGAAGACTATCG TTATTCAGGCTCTGAAAATGAAGATGAAGAACCTGCATTAGCTGGAGAACCATCTAGTATTGTACAAGCACCCGGTGGCGATACATTACGACGAAATTTCCAACAAATCCAAGAAGGACGAACATTATCACAAGGTGGACAACAGGCTGCTGAACCACCACGTGCCGAGCCACGAGCACCAAGACGCGAACGTGAAGAAATACCCGAACCAGGACCACCTGCACGACCTCCTATACCTCATAGACTTATTGTTGTACCAGATCCACCTAGCAGGTACAG ACCCTTGCCACCAACACCTCGCCCAGGAAATGGCGCTCAACCTCAATCTCAGCCACAACAACAAAGAAATTCCCAACATATGTTTAAGCCAAtg tTACCACCAAGAAGGCCTGAG gATTTGGAAACATTAGCAGCACAATTAAATGAATTAGGTGTAGTACAACCAGAAGCACCACCACGAAATAATCGAAGTAAATCTGGTAACGGTGGAAATGgtcatagtaataataataacggtAGTGGCAATGCTCAATCACAAAATTTACCACAAAATCATGCCACTACTGCTGCAGTTATCGATGATGAATCTGATTCAGATAGTGAACCAGAAGATAGCGGTCGTGTAAGAAATGATGGTACTCTATTAGCTAGTGATCCACCAAAACCTCT GCCGGGATTAGGATCAGTTGCCGAAGGTACACCGTCATCATCCAGCCCAGGTGCAACTAGTTCTGGACCTACAGCTGGTGGGGCACCAAATCGTCCACTACCTCCTACTCCTGACGATGACGAATCTCAGGGTGACAAGACTCTAGTTATGAAAAgg cTAGCGGCGGCCAGTCAAAATTCAGAAGTAGTTAATAACGAAAAAAGCGGTGATCTCGATGAAGCAACATTATTAAAAGATTGGGATTTTGCTCGATTCTTTCCAACGAAATTTCAAGGCAACAACGATTCATCAACCACATCATCAAATAGTTCAAATATTGATCCGAAGAAAAAGAATGAAACTTCTGCAAATCATCATCGACGTATGGAGAGTGTAGATTCGAAAATATCAAAACCATTCTTCCGTGGCTTCCGTCGCGAAAATTCCGATTTTTTCCCATTAAGTTCAGCAAGACATTCCGCCATATTTATGGATCGTAATGCAAATCCATTACGTACAagtggtttttttaataatcgtcGTGGTTCCGATGCCAGTATTATTGGGTTAGCGAAAAAACTCAATAACGGCGAACCGATTTTAACAGATTTcgttaaaacaaacaatgattttattgtttcaaagAATAAAACTGAAGATAaatcaaaagataataatattgaacAAGATACATCAAGTTTCATTCGACCACGTCGTGAGAAAACTGAATCTGATATTGTGTTACGTAATTCAGTAACACGACAAGAATTACGTGAAAGTTTAGAAGCACGTAGGCGTGAGGTTGAAGGACAATTTTCACGACATGCTGATGATATTAGACGTAGAAATTCAAGACCGTTAGATTTACCCTCAATGAATAATTCACCAAAATCAAGTACTAGCAGTAACATATTTGATGCAGGcgattatttatatttgcag GCAGGACGTGGTAGTAATGCTGGTGAAAGTACACGAACCAGTAGCGTTTTACCAGATTTATTAAGTCAAGCGAGTGCAAGTCCGGGGACACCATCAGCACGTGATAAATCTTCGAGTGAAGAG AAACAACGATCGTTCCTCACATTTGGTTTTGGAGCTGGTTCTGGACCAACACGACGTGAATCTCATGTAAATGTTAATGTTACACCTACCTCGCATGATGTTGGGTCTGATACACCGGAAATTAGAAAGTATAAGAAACGATTCAATTCCGAAATATTATGTGCCGCTTTATGGG gtgttaatttattaattggaaCTGAAAATGGTTTAATGTTATTGGATCGTTCCGGACAAGGTAAAGTGTATCAGCTAATATCTAGAAGACGATTCCAACAAATGGAAGTATTAGAAGGTCAAAATATTCTGGTCACTATTTCTGGTAAAAAAAATCGTGTACGTGTGTATTATTTAAGTTGGctcaaatcaaaaatattacgGACTGATGGTCTTAGTGAT CAAGTAGAACGACGAAATGGTTGGATAAATGTTGGTGATTTACAAGGTGccgtacattttaaaatagttaaatatgaACGAATAAAATTCTTAGTGATAGCTTTAAAAGATAGTATTGAAATATATGCATGGGCACCAAAACCATATCATAAATTTATGGCATTCAAATCATTTGGTGAATTAGCCCATCGACCATTATTGGTTGATTTAACTGTTGAAGAAGGTACACGACTAAAAGTGATTTATGGTAGTGCGGATGGTTTTCATGCTGTGGACTTAGATTCAGCAAgtgtttatgatatttatttaccgAAACAT acACAAGGACCGATTTCACCGCATTGTATAGTCGCATTACCAAACAGTAATGGtatgcaattattattatgttacgATAATGAAGGAGTTTACGTAAATACCTACGGCAGGGtgtctaaaaatattgtattacag tgGGGTGAAATGCCCACATCCGTGGCATATATTGGTACTGGTCAAATAATGGGTTGGGGCAATAAAGCAATTGAAATTCGTTCAGTTGAGTCAGGACATTTGGATGGTGTATTTATGCATAAAAAAGCACAACGTCTGAAATTCCTTTGTGAACGTAACGATAAAGTGTTCTTTTCAAGTGCTAAAGGTGGATCATCatgtcaaatatattttatgacatTAAATAAACCTGGTATGGCTAATTGGTAa
- the LOC123297919 gene encoding serine/threonine-protein kinase mig-15 isoform X1 → MAHQAPSVNCSLDDIDLNALKDPAGIFELIEVVGNGTYGQVYKGRHTKTGQLAAIKVMDVTEDEEEEIKLEINVLKKYSNHRNIATYYGAFIKKSPPGKDDQLWLVMEYCGAGSVTDLVKSTKGQSLREEWIAYICREILRGLSYLHSNKVIHRDIKGQNVLLTDNAEVKLVDFGVSAQLDRTIGRRNTFIGTPYWMAPEVIACDENPDATYDNRSDLWSLGITALEMAESQPPLCELHPMRALFLIPRNPPPRLKSKKWAKKFHSFIETVLVKDYHLRPYTEQLLKHPFIRDQPTERQVRIQLKDHIDRCKKRKQEKEREDYRYSGSENEDEEPALAGEPSSIVQAPGGDTLRRNFQQIQEGRTLSQGGQQAAEPPRAEPRAPRREREEIPEPGPPARPPIPHRLIVVPDPPSRYRPLPPTPRPGNGAQPQSQPQQQRNSQHMFKPMLPPRRPEDLETLAAQLNELGVVQPEAPPRNNRSKSGNGGNGHSNNNNGSGNAQSQNLPQNHATTAAVIDDESDSDSEPEDSGRVRNDGTLLASDPPKPLPGLGSVAEGTPSSSSPGATSSGPTAGGAPNRPLPPTPDDDESQGDKTLVMKRLAAASQNSEVVNNEKSGDLDEATLLKDWDFARFFPTKFQGNNDSSTTSSNSSNIDPKKKNETSANHHRRMESVDSKISKPFFRGFRRENSDFFPLSSARHSAIFMDRNANPLRTSGFFNNRRGSDASIIGLAKKLNNGEPILTDFVKTNNDFIVSKNKTEDKSKDNNIEQDTSSFIRPRREKTESDIVLRNSVTRQELRESLEARRREVEGQFSRHADDIRRRNSRPLDLPSMNNSPKSSTSSNIFDAGDYLYLQAGRGSNAGESTRTSSVLPDLLSQASASPGTPSARDKSSSEEYRQAVSSNTNSPNKMLGNNLFPGLNPNAIALQQKQRSFLTFGFGAGSGPTRRESHVNVNVTPTSHDVGSDTPEIRKYKKRFNSEILCAALWGVNLLIGTENGLMLLDRSGQGKVYQLISRRRFQQMEVLEGQNILVTISGKKNRVRVYYLSWLKSKILRTDGLSDQVERRNGWINVGDLQGAVHFKIVKYERIKFLVIALKDSIEIYAWAPKPYHKFMAFKSFGELAHRPLLVDLTVEEGTRLKVIYGSADGFHAVDLDSASVYDIYLPKHTQGPISPHCIVALPNSNGMQLLLCYDNEGVYVNTYGRVSKNIVLQWGEMPTSVAYIGTGQIMGWGNKAIEIRSVESGHLDGVFMHKKAQRLKFLCERNDKVFFSSAKGGSSCQIYFMTLNKPGMANW, encoded by the exons ATGGCGCATCAGGCCCCATCAGTCAATTGTTCTTTAGATGATATAGACTTAAATGCATTAAAA GATCCAGCgggtatttttgaattaattgaagTTGTTGGAAATGGCACTTATGGAcaagtatataag ggACGACATACAAAAACTGGACAATTGGCAGCCATTAAAGTTATGGATGTTACCGAAGATGAAGAGGAAGAAATTAAGttagaaataaatgtattaaaaaaatattcaaatcatcGTAATATTGCAACATATTATGgtgcatttattaaaaaatcaccaCCAGGAAAAGATGACCAACTTTGGTTGGTCATGGAATATTGTGGTGCAG GTTCAGTGACGGATCTTGTTAAATCGACAAAAGGACAATCTTTACGTGAAGAATGGATTGCGTATATTTGTCGAGAAATTTTACGTGGATTATCATACCTACATTCGAATAAAGTTATTCATCGTGATATTAAAGgacaaaatgttttgttaacGGACAATGCTGAAGTTAAATTAG TTGATTTTGGTGTATCAGCTCAATTAGATCGTACAATTGGACGTCGTAACACATTTATCGGTACACCGTATTGGATGGCACCAGAAGTAATTGCATGTGATGAGAATCCAGATGCTACATACGATAACCGTAGTGATTTATGGTCGTTGGGTATTACAGCATTAGAAATGGCTGAATCACAACCACCATTATGTGAATTACATCCTATGCGTGCATTGTTCTTAATACCACGTAATCCGCCGCCacgtttaaaaagtaaaaaatgggCAAAAAAGTTTCATAGTTTCATTGAAACTGTGTTGGTGAAGGATTACCATTTACGTCCTTACACAGAACAATTACTGAAACATCCTTTTATTAGGGACCAACCGACAGAACGTCAAGTTCGAATACAACTTAAGGATCATATCGATCGATGTAAAAAACGTAAACAAGAAAAAGAGAGAGAAGACTATCG TTATTCAGGCTCTGAAAATGAAGATGAAGAACCTGCATTAGCTGGAGAACCATCTAGTATTGTACAAGCACCCGGTGGCGATACATTACGACGAAATTTCCAACAAATCCAAGAAGGACGAACATTATCACAAGGTGGACAACAGGCTGCTGAACCACCACGTGCCGAGCCACGAGCACCAAGACGCGAACGTGAAGAAATACCCGAACCAGGACCACCTGCACGACCTCCTATACCTCATAGACTTATTGTTGTACCAGATCCACCTAGCAGGTACAG ACCCTTGCCACCAACACCTCGCCCAGGAAATGGCGCTCAACCTCAATCTCAGCCACAACAACAAAGAAATTCCCAACATATGTTTAAGCCAAtg tTACCACCAAGAAGGCCTGAG gATTTGGAAACATTAGCAGCACAATTAAATGAATTAGGTGTAGTACAACCAGAAGCACCACCACGAAATAATCGAAGTAAATCTGGTAACGGTGGAAATGgtcatagtaataataataacggtAGTGGCAATGCTCAATCACAAAATTTACCACAAAATCATGCCACTACTGCTGCAGTTATCGATGATGAATCTGATTCAGATAGTGAACCAGAAGATAGCGGTCGTGTAAGAAATGATGGTACTCTATTAGCTAGTGATCCACCAAAACCTCT GCCGGGATTAGGATCAGTTGCCGAAGGTACACCGTCATCATCCAGCCCAGGTGCAACTAGTTCTGGACCTACAGCTGGTGGGGCACCAAATCGTCCACTACCTCCTACTCCTGACGATGACGAATCTCAGGGTGACAAGACTCTAGTTATGAAAAgg cTAGCGGCGGCCAGTCAAAATTCAGAAGTAGTTAATAACGAAAAAAGCGGTGATCTCGATGAAGCAACATTATTAAAAGATTGGGATTTTGCTCGATTCTTTCCAACGAAATTTCAAGGCAACAACGATTCATCAACCACATCATCAAATAGTTCAAATATTGATCCGAAGAAAAAGAATGAAACTTCTGCAAATCATCATCGACGTATGGAGAGTGTAGATTCGAAAATATCAAAACCATTCTTCCGTGGCTTCCGTCGCGAAAATTCCGATTTTTTCCCATTAAGTTCAGCAAGACATTCCGCCATATTTATGGATCGTAATGCAAATCCATTACGTACAagtggtttttttaataatcgtcGTGGTTCCGATGCCAGTATTATTGGGTTAGCGAAAAAACTCAATAACGGCGAACCGATTTTAACAGATTTcgttaaaacaaacaatgattttattgtttcaaagAATAAAACTGAAGATAaatcaaaagataataatattgaacAAGATACATCAAGTTTCATTCGACCACGTCGTGAGAAAACTGAATCTGATATTGTGTTACGTAATTCAGTAACACGACAAGAATTACGTGAAAGTTTAGAAGCACGTAGGCGTGAGGTTGAAGGACAATTTTCACGACATGCTGATGATATTAGACGTAGAAATTCAAGACCGTTAGATTTACCCTCAATGAATAATTCACCAAAATCAAGTACTAGCAGTAACATATTTGATGCAGGcgattatttatatttgcag GCAGGACGTGGTAGTAATGCTGGTGAAAGTACACGAACCAGTAGCGTTTTACCAGATTTATTAAGTCAAGCGAGTGCAAGTCCGGGGACACCATCAGCACGTGATAAATCTTCGAGTGAAGAG tATCGCCAGGCTGTATCGTCGAATACAAATTCCCCCAATAAAATGTTAGGAAATAATTTATTCCCTGGATTAAATCCTAATGCCATTGCTTTACAACAGAAACAACGATCGTTCCTCACATTTGGTTTTGGAGCTGGTTCTGGACCAACACGACGTGAATCTCATGTAAATGTTAATGTTACACCTACCTCGCATGATGTTGGGTCTGATACACCGGAAATTAGAAAGTATAAGAAACGATTCAATTCCGAAATATTATGTGCCGCTTTATGGG gtgttaatttattaattggaaCTGAAAATGGTTTAATGTTATTGGATCGTTCCGGACAAGGTAAAGTGTATCAGCTAATATCTAGAAGACGATTCCAACAAATGGAAGTATTAGAAGGTCAAAATATTCTGGTCACTATTTCTGGTAAAAAAAATCGTGTACGTGTGTATTATTTAAGTTGGctcaaatcaaaaatattacgGACTGATGGTCTTAGTGAT CAAGTAGAACGACGAAATGGTTGGATAAATGTTGGTGATTTACAAGGTGccgtacattttaaaatagttaaatatgaACGAATAAAATTCTTAGTGATAGCTTTAAAAGATAGTATTGAAATATATGCATGGGCACCAAAACCATATCATAAATTTATGGCATTCAAATCATTTGGTGAATTAGCCCATCGACCATTATTGGTTGATTTAACTGTTGAAGAAGGTACACGACTAAAAGTGATTTATGGTAGTGCGGATGGTTTTCATGCTGTGGACTTAGATTCAGCAAgtgtttatgatatttatttaccgAAACAT acACAAGGACCGATTTCACCGCATTGTATAGTCGCATTACCAAACAGTAATGGtatgcaattattattatgttacgATAATGAAGGAGTTTACGTAAATACCTACGGCAGGGtgtctaaaaatattgtattacag tgGGGTGAAATGCCCACATCCGTGGCATATATTGGTACTGGTCAAATAATGGGTTGGGGCAATAAAGCAATTGAAATTCGTTCAGTTGAGTCAGGACATTTGGATGGTGTATTTATGCATAAAAAAGCACAACGTCTGAAATTCCTTTGTGAACGTAACGATAAAGTGTTCTTTTCAAGTGCTAAAGGTGGATCATCatgtcaaatatattttatgacatTAAATAAACCTGGTATGGCTAATTGGTAa